One stretch of Rhodococcus pseudokoreensis DNA includes these proteins:
- a CDS encoding terminal protein yields the protein MARKPLNRTAYSRIADSLADYGSVVDNQINVARAAKELRVTQTAVREVLRAERGKQQSEFFGKLTGRRGADTSGRPGSANLKAQLLAAYGPGKRSEINTAAAARDLGVSRRTVERWLAPEGRQRIAKPRAETLKALAHKAKRAPSTQSARRAAMSTMRSSKQGKALAKYGGKIRIDAVQGPGPREYARDRLITLTLTPDQVEAMWSAYERGGDKGMTDWMNTRAQDYVGGWEFFQINSFDLER from the coding sequence ATGGCACGGAAACCCCTCAACCGCACTGCCTATTCGCGGATCGCCGACAGTCTGGCGGACTACGGCTCTGTGGTGGACAACCAGATCAATGTCGCAAGAGCCGCCAAGGAACTTCGTGTTACCCAGACAGCGGTGCGTGAAGTGCTGCGCGCTGAGCGCGGAAAGCAACAATCGGAATTCTTCGGCAAGCTGACCGGACGCCGAGGCGCCGACACTTCCGGTCGACCTGGATCCGCCAACCTCAAGGCTCAGCTGCTTGCCGCTTACGGGCCCGGCAAACGGAGCGAGATCAACACTGCCGCCGCAGCACGCGATCTTGGGGTCTCTCGACGCACCGTGGAACGCTGGCTGGCCCCGGAAGGTCGGCAGCGAATCGCCAAACCACGAGCCGAGACCCTCAAAGCCCTAGCCCACAAGGCCAAACGCGCGCCATCTACGCAGAGCGCACGTCGCGCGGCGATGTCGACTATGCGAAGCAGCAAACAAGGTAAGGCGCTGGCCAAATACGGCGGCAAGATCAGGATCGATGCTGTTCAGGGTCCGGGACCGCGGGAGTATGCCCGCGATCGGCTGATCACCTTGACGCTGACGCCCGACCAGGTCGAGGCGATGTGGAGTGCGTATGAACGCGGTGGCGACAAGGGAATGACCGACTGGATGAACACGCGAGCGCAGGACTACGTCGGTGGGTGGGAGTTCTTTCAAATTAACAGCTTCGACCTGGAACGGTAG
- a CDS encoding telomere-binding protein, producing MTAITAGAIENGRMSSFDRVRAAAERNGGVTERGSTQLMARCPIHGDRHASMSVTWVDGHRGGMVLLHCHGCEAPVSEIADGLGLSMTDLFDEPLFGRDALTRVGRSPHQRGAGRRRPKGGRLPARIAFPDVTPDAQHRWDRVKVYPYVSADGALVQEVIREECTSCEAGRHKQFRQVFVDAAGTRRKRKPEGFEPVLYRLPELLSAISSHSPVWLLEGEKDVETAESLGLVATTNAQGGLNFPLSCADLFEGAEVRVVLDRDSVGWKRGIELASLLGGSGAQVQLLLSAPAAPKSDFTDHVDGGQWLTDSRWGGLIPVRPGEVAAHGFAADVIEKQALIELALAEATARADRADGRDGDEEFRRAQRWALESERRFEDLTELLDKVRQQAAAEGTDWAGEAVENAMTAWRAARVAARAAHDVARVPIPPILQDPELEPVPGAVQESLSPVDSQSVRSGSESLVTPLNTIRGRNVIAPVYRIIDGNLVEIVTTKSGDQQAKLVLDLDARIVEMEYLEIAEAGIDVDEPELMGRAAMAGQSEVNPAAPQELTAVVIGYTHPESREFLRIRIPAKEYRDCGWVDTLPGPPAYDSRPSGVAKLRDALKGAGGREIQRVVRYRSTGWRRDDQGKWFFVHAGGAIDENGGRVAPVLLTGPLKMYDLPAPTPDPVRIREAFLLHSGSMLERTPTRVSAALLGQVFRSALGPTPWVLTLVGSPNSYKTSLASLAMHHWGEKWDRRRPATSMSGNGDTLNALRIKLNAAKDALYWADDVAPTRDFGTAQKALEEFARMVHNGEQRSRSTRDGLGVLDGTPPRASALVTSEIMPRPGSAAQRMLVVPLQAREIELDVLKELDTAHSRHGRALLMATYLQWLCPRLDSVRAEAFAEGERYSERLRTSGESVRQADALGSLWAGWHAMSRFLVDVGALTENEVAQVGDLVTMGLSDAAAAATDPDLPMRTGARVRELLVHALRNGHAYVEDVDTGQAPADWSMAACLGWRRSVVGETSDGTPRWRAEGRGVRLGYVVANPRPCDGQPQVLLDPMALEQVLKATGQTMTDTLQIDRGTALRALYDEGVLIAEERKGRMPRYTVQRMVKCENRRQRMVALRLHKLLGSDDPEDQVTSDAGSSDPTPGGDSSDSSTPDVPSGPALFDGWLADLNSPAPGVASGDSSNEIMSLTSSHSEQEPEMAIETDAEGHFADGVQISPVSTCALCGGEDAGWQIDGLVMHLPCWWQSTAATRSAAAATGDTVGQDSPMVVDELESAPVETTSPDTAAATPAIVATAETTQQPTTTTPAPNPAAGEAPTTFTAPAAVLDVDGAWLPDGTRHDLAAPITHVGDVAELVATLNLGTWTSDKWSVPGQIWITDAMAQHVGIDTSSLGKRNRNDRIKELTAQSPFVTEALSEGWQLGGKEGDRLGTWTRVWKGETRGVWVALVSGMSQDPKEMPILGDSPAPAVLARRLSLLAGALRFPWAVSPASTGIDLMIAARPKEWKRVFASSDAEFAKKFQIFEADIDWSRTLSDDEAKCRYVHAFDRGGSYAAGIAGLELPIGEPVHHSNGLPFDRKLPGYWLVEIPDCADWRLPNPLNPMGLSISEPKWVTTPTLERASSLGYEPEILEAYVWPDHGRVLVPWYERIRDARTALDVKDDLDAQLAREQNKVIYTHTIGILNSDLHLAGRPGYSPERHHHIVAKSRANIMYRIAQIGEDTGQWPVAVTKDTVLYVSDESDPQRAWPGGPKQFGRGFGQYKPEGSALLAEHQQYLDSKGYRGKSDLIAPAEWMSANISAGSDS from the coding sequence GTGACTGCTATCACTGCTGGAGCTATTGAGAACGGCCGGATGTCGTCATTCGACCGGGTTCGTGCTGCTGCCGAACGCAATGGCGGGGTGACCGAACGCGGCTCTACCCAACTGATGGCACGGTGCCCAATACATGGCGACCGTCACGCGTCGATGTCAGTGACCTGGGTCGATGGGCATCGGGGAGGAATGGTGCTGCTTCACTGCCACGGCTGTGAAGCTCCCGTCTCGGAGATCGCCGACGGCCTTGGGTTGTCGATGACCGATCTCTTCGACGAACCGCTGTTTGGTCGCGACGCGCTCACACGCGTAGGCCGATCTCCGCACCAACGTGGTGCTGGGCGGCGTAGGCCGAAGGGAGGACGACTGCCCGCCCGAATCGCGTTCCCAGACGTAACACCGGACGCGCAACACCGGTGGGATCGGGTCAAGGTCTACCCGTACGTATCAGCCGACGGTGCCTTGGTGCAGGAGGTGATCCGAGAGGAATGCACGAGCTGTGAAGCTGGCCGGCACAAGCAGTTCCGACAGGTTTTCGTGGATGCCGCAGGGACCCGGCGCAAGCGTAAGCCGGAGGGTTTTGAACCGGTCTTGTATCGACTGCCGGAACTGCTGTCGGCAATCTCGAGCCATTCGCCTGTGTGGTTACTCGAGGGGGAGAAGGATGTCGAGACAGCCGAGTCGCTTGGACTGGTTGCCACGACCAATGCTCAAGGCGGACTGAACTTCCCTCTCTCGTGTGCTGACCTTTTCGAAGGCGCTGAGGTTCGCGTAGTGCTTGATCGCGACTCCGTCGGATGGAAGCGGGGTATCGAACTCGCATCTCTATTGGGTGGCAGTGGTGCCCAGGTCCAGCTCTTGCTGTCCGCACCGGCGGCACCTAAATCTGATTTCACTGACCACGTCGATGGCGGTCAATGGTTGACCGACTCGAGGTGGGGTGGTCTGATCCCTGTTCGGCCTGGGGAGGTCGCTGCCCACGGCTTTGCTGCCGACGTAATCGAGAAGCAAGCACTAATCGAACTTGCGCTGGCAGAGGCGACCGCCAGAGCTGATCGTGCAGATGGGCGGGACGGAGACGAAGAGTTCCGACGCGCACAACGTTGGGCGCTCGAATCGGAGCGACGTTTCGAAGATCTGACTGAACTTCTGGACAAAGTTCGACAGCAGGCCGCGGCTGAAGGCACCGATTGGGCGGGAGAAGCGGTCGAGAATGCCATGACCGCATGGCGTGCTGCGCGTGTTGCAGCGCGAGCGGCACACGATGTCGCGCGAGTTCCCATTCCGCCGATTCTGCAAGATCCCGAGCTTGAGCCCGTACCGGGTGCGGTTCAGGAGTCGCTCAGCCCAGTTGATTCACAGTCGGTCCGGTCTGGCTCGGAAAGCCTCGTTACGCCGCTGAACACGATCCGGGGGCGAAATGTTATCGCTCCGGTGTATCGGATCATTGACGGGAACTTGGTCGAAATCGTCACGACCAAGAGCGGTGATCAACAGGCGAAACTCGTACTGGACCTCGATGCCCGGATCGTTGAGATGGAGTATCTCGAAATTGCCGAGGCGGGTATTGACGTCGACGAGCCGGAGTTGATGGGCCGAGCGGCGATGGCCGGTCAGAGTGAAGTCAACCCCGCCGCACCTCAAGAACTCACCGCAGTGGTTATCGGCTACACCCATCCGGAGAGCCGAGAGTTTCTGCGGATTCGGATCCCGGCGAAGGAGTACCGGGATTGCGGCTGGGTCGATACCTTGCCAGGTCCGCCTGCGTACGACTCTCGCCCCAGCGGTGTGGCGAAGCTGCGAGATGCACTCAAGGGCGCAGGTGGGCGCGAAATCCAACGGGTGGTGCGTTACCGCTCCACCGGGTGGCGCCGCGATGATCAGGGAAAGTGGTTCTTCGTTCATGCTGGGGGAGCCATCGACGAGAACGGCGGACGGGTAGCCCCCGTTCTGCTGACCGGCCCCCTGAAGATGTATGACCTTCCCGCACCGACGCCCGACCCAGTAAGGATCCGAGAAGCATTCCTTCTTCATTCCGGCTCGATGCTCGAACGCACCCCGACGCGGGTTTCGGCCGCTCTACTTGGGCAGGTATTTAGGTCCGCATTGGGTCCGACCCCGTGGGTTCTTACGTTGGTCGGATCGCCTAACAGCTACAAGACATCACTCGCGTCATTGGCGATGCACCACTGGGGAGAGAAATGGGATCGCCGGCGACCGGCGACATCGATGTCGGGCAACGGCGACACATTGAATGCATTGCGTATCAAGCTTAACGCCGCAAAAGACGCTCTGTACTGGGCGGACGATGTCGCACCAACTCGAGATTTCGGGACTGCGCAGAAGGCGCTCGAAGAGTTCGCTCGCATGGTGCACAACGGTGAGCAACGCTCGAGAAGCACACGTGATGGTCTCGGTGTTCTGGACGGAACCCCGCCACGCGCGTCTGCGTTGGTTACCTCCGAGATCATGCCGCGGCCAGGATCTGCAGCTCAGCGGATGCTCGTGGTGCCGTTGCAGGCGCGGGAAATCGAACTGGATGTTTTGAAGGAACTCGATACTGCGCATTCCCGTCATGGCCGTGCCTTGTTGATGGCCACGTACCTGCAGTGGTTATGTCCTCGGTTGGATAGTGTCCGCGCTGAGGCGTTTGCCGAAGGTGAGCGGTATAGCGAGCGTTTGCGCACGAGTGGTGAAAGTGTTCGTCAGGCAGACGCTTTGGGGTCTCTGTGGGCGGGCTGGCATGCGATGTCACGTTTCCTTGTTGATGTCGGAGCGTTAACAGAGAACGAAGTCGCGCAGGTCGGGGACCTGGTCACGATGGGCTTGTCTGATGCCGCTGCTGCGGCGACTGACCCAGATCTGCCCATGCGGACCGGTGCGCGAGTACGGGAGTTGTTGGTACACGCACTGAGAAATGGTCACGCCTACGTGGAAGACGTCGACACGGGGCAAGCTCCAGCGGATTGGTCGATGGCTGCATGTCTTGGATGGCGGCGCAGTGTGGTGGGTGAAACATCCGACGGCACCCCTCGATGGCGTGCGGAAGGTCGAGGCGTTCGGTTGGGATATGTCGTCGCTAACCCGCGGCCGTGCGATGGTCAACCACAAGTCTTGTTGGACCCGATGGCCCTCGAACAGGTGTTGAAGGCCACTGGTCAGACGATGACCGATACCTTGCAGATCGATCGTGGTACCGCCTTGAGGGCTCTCTATGACGAGGGCGTGCTGATCGCGGAGGAACGGAAAGGCCGGATGCCGCGGTACACGGTGCAGCGGATGGTCAAGTGCGAAAACCGCAGGCAGCGCATGGTTGCACTGCGGCTACACAAGTTACTCGGTAGCGATGATCCGGAAGACCAAGTAACCAGCGATGCAGGATCAAGTGACCCGACACCCGGCGGCGATTCCAGCGACTCGTCCACGCCTGATGTACCCAGCGGTCCGGCTCTGTTCGACGGTTGGCTCGCCGATCTGAACAGTCCAGCGCCCGGCGTAGCTTCGGGTGATTCGTCCAACGAAATCATGAGCCTGACCAGCTCTCATTCCGAACAGGAGCCTGAGATGGCTATCGAGACCGATGCCGAGGGGCATTTCGCTGATGGAGTGCAGATTTCACCGGTTTCCACCTGCGCCCTGTGCGGCGGCGAGGACGCCGGATGGCAGATCGACGGCTTGGTGATGCACCTTCCCTGCTGGTGGCAGAGCACCGCCGCCACCCGATCTGCAGCTGCAGCAACCGGCGACACAGTCGGACAGGATTCGCCAATGGTTGTGGACGAGCTGGAGTCGGCTCCCGTCGAAACGACGTCTCCTGACACTGCTGCAGCAACGCCGGCCATCGTCGCGACGGCGGAGACCACGCAGCAGCCGACCACGACAACCCCGGCGCCGAATCCTGCAGCAGGAGAAGCACCGACCACCTTCACCGCACCCGCGGCAGTACTCGACGTCGATGGCGCATGGCTACCCGATGGCACCCGTCACGACCTTGCCGCGCCGATCACCCATGTCGGCGATGTCGCGGAACTCGTAGCGACGTTGAACCTCGGCACGTGGACGTCAGACAAATGGTCGGTGCCTGGGCAGATCTGGATCACCGACGCGATGGCGCAGCACGTGGGAATCGACACCAGCAGTTTGGGCAAGCGCAACCGAAACGACCGGATCAAGGAACTGACCGCACAATCTCCGTTCGTCACAGAGGCTCTCTCCGAGGGCTGGCAGCTCGGCGGCAAGGAGGGGGACCGGCTCGGCACTTGGACCCGCGTGTGGAAGGGCGAGACGCGTGGTGTCTGGGTGGCACTGGTCTCCGGCATGAGCCAAGACCCCAAGGAGATGCCCATTCTTGGTGACTCGCCGGCACCCGCCGTTCTGGCGCGGCGCCTGTCACTGCTTGCAGGTGCTCTGCGTTTCCCCTGGGCTGTGAGCCCGGCATCGACGGGCATCGACCTGATGATCGCCGCTCGGCCGAAGGAGTGGAAGCGCGTATTCGCATCCTCCGATGCCGAGTTCGCCAAGAAGTTCCAGATCTTCGAAGCGGATATCGACTGGTCACGGACCTTGTCTGACGACGAAGCGAAGTGCCGTTACGTCCATGCCTTCGACCGCGGCGGGTCGTACGCGGCAGGAATCGCCGGCCTCGAACTTCCAATCGGCGAACCTGTGCATCATTCGAACGGACTACCGTTCGATCGCAAGCTCCCCGGGTACTGGCTCGTGGAGATCCCCGACTGCGCGGACTGGCGGCTCCCGAATCCACTCAACCCGATGGGCTTGTCAATTTCTGAGCCAAAGTGGGTGACTACACCCACCCTCGAACGCGCCAGCAGTCTCGGGTACGAACCAGAGATTCTGGAGGCCTACGTGTGGCCTGACCACGGACGGGTCCTCGTCCCGTGGTACGAACGGATCCGGGATGCGCGCACCGCCTTGGACGTCAAGGACGATCTCGACGCGCAGTTGGCTCGCGAACAGAACAAAGTCATCTATACGCACACGATCGGCATTCTCAATTCCGATCTGCACTTGGCAGGACGCCCAGGATATTCACCAGAGCGTCACCACCACATCGTCGCCAAGTCGCGGGCCAACATCATGTACCGGATAGCTCAGATCGGCGAAGACACCGGACAATGGCCCGTCGCAGTCACCAAGGACACCGTGCTCTACGTGTCGGATGAATCCGATCCCCAGCGGGCGTGGCCTGGAGGACCGAAGCAATTCGGACGTGGTTTCGGCCAGTACAAGCCGGAAGGATCCGCACTCCTCGCCGAACATCAGCAGTACCTGGACAGCAAGGGCTACCGGGGCAAGTCGGATCTGATCGCACCGGCTGAGTGGATGTCCGCCAACATCAGCGCTGGAAGTGACTCGTGA